In Calliopsis andreniformis isolate RMS-2024a chromosome 6, iyCalAndr_principal, whole genome shotgun sequence, a single genomic region encodes these proteins:
- the Pig-a gene encoding phosphatidylinositol glycan anchor biosynthesis class A isoform X2, whose translation MVSDFFYPNMGGVEEHIFNLSQCLLGRGHKVVVLTHSYGDRVGIRYMTNGLKVYYIPVKVFYNQCVLPTMICSIPLIRYIFIREDIQIVHGHSAFSALAHEGMLIGRLMGLKTIFTDHSLFGFADASAILTNKFLEISLADCNHCICVSHTGKENTVLRAKVQKEKVSVIPNAVDTTLFMPDMSNRDNNFITIVIVSRLVYRKGVDLLARIIPAICSQHEDVQFLIAGDGPKRWLIEEVRERNLLQHRVTLLGSLEHSQISHVLNKGHIFLNTSLTEAYCMAIVEAASCGLQVVSTKVGGIPEVLPPDLIYLVEPTVPALVQGLESAIADYRGGNIRCPLETHKRISLFYNWFNVTQRTEIVYNLVKQEDKKNLGEQLASYIRSGVLAYLLVVSLCYVILQILKILVPRKYIEIAKDYTEINIMQSQAEGGED comes from the exons ATGGTGTCTGATTTCTTTTATCCCAACATGGGTGGTGTGGAAGagcatatttttaatttatcccAGTGTTTACTGGGTCGTGGACACAAAGTTGTAGTGCTTACACATTCTTATGGGGATAGAGTTGGAATACGTTATATGACAAATGGTTTAAAA GTTTATTACATACCAGTAAAGGtcttttacaaccagtgtgttcTTCCAACAATGATTTGTTCAATTCCTCTGATTAGATATATCTTTATAAGAGAAGATATTCAAATAGTACATGGTCATTCTGCATTCTCTGCCCTTGCTCATGAAGGAATGTTAATTGGTCGATTAATGGGACTAAAA ACCATTTTTACAGATCATTCGCTTTTTGGCTTTGCTGATGCATCTGCGATCTTGACAAATAAATTTTTAGAGATATCTCTGgctgattgcaaccattgtatATGTGTATCACATACAGGAAAAGAGAATACAGTATTGAGAGCTAAGGTTCAAAAGGAAAAGGTGTCTGTTATACCAAATGCAGTTGATACAACATTATTTATGCCAGATATGAGTAATCGAGATAACAATTTTA TTACTATAGTCATAGTCTCGCGATTAGTGTATCGCAAAGGCGTTGATTTATTAGCTCGCATTATACCCGCCATTTGTAGTCAACACGAGGATGTACAATTTCTGATTGCTGGAGATGGCCCTAAAAGATGGCTTATAGAAGAGGTGCGGGAGAGAAATTTATTACAACATAGAGTGACGTTACTCGGAAGTTTGGAACATTCTCAAATTAGTCACGTATTAAATAAGGGTCATATATTTTTAAACACAAGTCTCACGGAAGCTTATTGTATGGCAATTGTTGAAGCTGCCTCGTGCGG TTTACAGGTTGTCTCAACAAAAGTTGGTGGCATACCTGAAGTATTACCTCCTGATTTAATTTATTTAGTGGAACCTACAGTACCTGCCCTTGTTCAAGGATTAGAATCTGCGATCGCAGATTATAGAGGAGGCAATATCAGATGTCCACTTGAGACACACAAGAGAATAAGCTTATTTTACAACTGGTTTAATGTAACTCAGAGAACTGAGATAGTGTATAATTTAGTGAAACAGGAGGACAAAAAAAATTTAGGTGAACAATTAGCAAGTTATATTCGAAGCGGAGTATTAGCATATCTACTCGTTGTGTCGTTATGCTATGTTATTTTGCAAATTCTAAAAATTCTTGTCCCAAGAAAA TACATCGAGATTGCAAAAGACTATACAGAGATAAACATTATGCAATCTCAGGCAGAGGGAGGAGAAGATTGA
- the Pig-a gene encoding phosphatidylinositol glycan anchor biosynthesis class A isoform X1, translating into MNKVKHKICMVSDFFYPNMGGVEEHIFNLSQCLLGRGHKVVVLTHSYGDRVGIRYMTNGLKVYYIPVKVFYNQCVLPTMICSIPLIRYIFIREDIQIVHGHSAFSALAHEGMLIGRLMGLKTIFTDHSLFGFADASAILTNKFLEISLADCNHCICVSHTGKENTVLRAKVQKEKVSVIPNAVDTTLFMPDMSNRDNNFITIVIVSRLVYRKGVDLLARIIPAICSQHEDVQFLIAGDGPKRWLIEEVRERNLLQHRVTLLGSLEHSQISHVLNKGHIFLNTSLTEAYCMAIVEAASCGLQVVSTKVGGIPEVLPPDLIYLVEPTVPALVQGLESAIADYRGGNIRCPLETHKRISLFYNWFNVTQRTEIVYNLVKQEDKKNLGEQLASYIRSGVLAYLLVVSLCYVILQILKILVPRKYIEIAKDYTEINIMQSQAEGGED; encoded by the exons ATGAATAAAGTAAAACATAAAATATG TATGGTGTCTGATTTCTTTTATCCCAACATGGGTGGTGTGGAAGagcatatttttaatttatcccAGTGTTTACTGGGTCGTGGACACAAAGTTGTAGTGCTTACACATTCTTATGGGGATAGAGTTGGAATACGTTATATGACAAATGGTTTAAAA GTTTATTACATACCAGTAAAGGtcttttacaaccagtgtgttcTTCCAACAATGATTTGTTCAATTCCTCTGATTAGATATATCTTTATAAGAGAAGATATTCAAATAGTACATGGTCATTCTGCATTCTCTGCCCTTGCTCATGAAGGAATGTTAATTGGTCGATTAATGGGACTAAAA ACCATTTTTACAGATCATTCGCTTTTTGGCTTTGCTGATGCATCTGCGATCTTGACAAATAAATTTTTAGAGATATCTCTGgctgattgcaaccattgtatATGTGTATCACATACAGGAAAAGAGAATACAGTATTGAGAGCTAAGGTTCAAAAGGAAAAGGTGTCTGTTATACCAAATGCAGTTGATACAACATTATTTATGCCAGATATGAGTAATCGAGATAACAATTTTA TTACTATAGTCATAGTCTCGCGATTAGTGTATCGCAAAGGCGTTGATTTATTAGCTCGCATTATACCCGCCATTTGTAGTCAACACGAGGATGTACAATTTCTGATTGCTGGAGATGGCCCTAAAAGATGGCTTATAGAAGAGGTGCGGGAGAGAAATTTATTACAACATAGAGTGACGTTACTCGGAAGTTTGGAACATTCTCAAATTAGTCACGTATTAAATAAGGGTCATATATTTTTAAACACAAGTCTCACGGAAGCTTATTGTATGGCAATTGTTGAAGCTGCCTCGTGCGG TTTACAGGTTGTCTCAACAAAAGTTGGTGGCATACCTGAAGTATTACCTCCTGATTTAATTTATTTAGTGGAACCTACAGTACCTGCCCTTGTTCAAGGATTAGAATCTGCGATCGCAGATTATAGAGGAGGCAATATCAGATGTCCACTTGAGACACACAAGAGAATAAGCTTATTTTACAACTGGTTTAATGTAACTCAGAGAACTGAGATAGTGTATAATTTAGTGAAACAGGAGGACAAAAAAAATTTAGGTGAACAATTAGCAAGTTATATTCGAAGCGGAGTATTAGCATATCTACTCGTTGTGTCGTTATGCTATGTTATTTTGCAAATTCTAAAAATTCTTGTCCCAAGAAAA TACATCGAGATTGCAAAAGACTATACAGAGATAAACATTATGCAATCTCAGGCAGAGGGAGGAGAAGATTGA